The sequence ATTGTTCCAAGTTAACTTATCTGTAATATTCCATTCAACTCCAAAATTTCCGTTAAAACCATTTCGATCTCTCGTGCTTTCAGAACGCTCATTAACAAATTGAGAAGTTGTTCCGTCTTCATTAAAATATTCAGAATCGTTCATCGAATTTCCGAATGTTTTATTTTTCGAATAACCCAAGTTAGCAAAAAGATTTACGCTTTTCATACGATGATTAACATTTGCGTTAACTCCGTAACTTAAAGGATCTCCGACATTAACTGATACACTTCCGTTTGTACCGTTATTACTTCCTTTTTTAAGAATGATATTGATAATTCCAGCTCCTCCTTCAGCTTCATAACGAGCTGATGGATTGGTAATTACCTCAACTCGATCGATTGATTCTGATGGTAACATTTTCAAAGCATCTCCAATATTTGAAGCCAAACCAGAAGGTTTACCATCAATTAAAACACGCACAGACTCATTTCCTCTCAAACTTACATTTCCGTCAGAATCAACTTGAATAGATGGAATGTTATCCAGGACATCGCTTGCAGTTCCACCACGTACAATGGCATTGTCAGCAACGTTGTAAATGCGTTTATCTAGTTTAATCTCAACTTCAGCACGTTTTGCAGTTACTACTAAACCTTCTAAAACTTCAGAATCATTTTGAATTTTGAAAGTTCCCAAATCCGTTGATTCTGTAATTTCTTTATTAGAAATTTCAATTGTTTGATAACCTAAATATTCAACACGAATATTATAAGTTCCTGAAGATGTACTAATATTAAAATTACCACTTGTATCAGTAACATCACCAGTTATCAAGTCGGGATTTATGGTGCTAATTAGTGTAATATTAGCATATTCAAGAGGTTGGTTCGTTGAAGCCTCAACTACCGTTCCTTTGATGAATATTTCATTTGAAGGCGTTTGCGCCCAGACTAATGAACTAAAAGAAAGTGAGGCAACTACTGTTAAAAACCGTGTCGATTTCATTAAAGAAAGTTTTTTAAATTTTGTAGCAAAAATACTAAAACAATCGGGTTTTAGTGATAATATTTTGTTAAAGAGCTGTTGTTTGTAGATTAAATAATCTCATTAATTCTCGAAAATGGACGTGCGATAACTCCATGATTTTCATTAATCACAATTGGACGTTCAATTAACTTCGGATTTTCTGACAATATCTTAATTATTTCATCGTCAGTAAGTGTTTTATCTTTATAATTCTCTTTCCAAATTGCCTCTTTTGTACGAACAAGTTCAATGGGTGAAATATTTAATATTTTAATGATTCTATTTAATTCATCGATACTTAAACCTTCATCTAAATATTTTACAACACTATGCGGTATTTTTTGTTCTTCTAAAAAGCATAAACCTTCTCTTGATTTGCTGCAACGCGGATTGTGATAAATTGTAATCATCATTTTATTTTTTATCAAATTTAATGTAACTTCGAATGGAATCAAAATATAAAAAAATGTATATCGAACAATTAAAAAACAAAAAAGAATCGTTAATCAAATATTTACCTTTTCCATTGGTTTTCTTTCTGTTTATGGGATTAAACTATGTTGCAACTTTAGCCAGTGATGCAAGTACTAATGATTTGATTGAAGCAACAATAAAAGTTTTTGGAAAGAATTTAACCTTTGCTTTTATGATTGTTCCGCTGTCTTTTTTATGTGTGATTTTACTTCTTTGGGTTAAATTTTTTCATAAACAAACCATTACTTCCTTAACCACAGCAAGGCCAAAAATTGATATTAGACGAATATTCTTTTCATTTTTTCTTTGGGCAGCAATTCTTGTTTCTGTAATTTTGATTCAATATTTTATTTCACCAGATGATTTTTTAATCAATTTTAAATTAGGACCATTTCTTGTTTTATTGGTTTTAGCAATTGTATTAATTCCGTTGCAAACCAGTTTTGAAGAATATTTGTTTCGCGGCTATTTAATGCAAGGATTAGGTTTATTAACTAAAAACAAATGGTTTCCGCTTTTGTTTACTTCAATTTCATTCGGATTGTTACATATTGCGAATCCAGAAGTTGGAGCTTACGGCATGCAAATGATGGTTTTCTACATCGGTACAGGTTTATTTTTAGGTATCATAACTTTAATGGACAATGGTTTAGAATTAGCCTTAGGTTTTCATGCGGCGAATAATTTAGTTGGTGCACTTTTGGTAACCTCAAAAAATTCGGCATTGCAAACAAATGCAATTTTTGAGCAAAATGTTGAATCGATGAGTTTTACAGAAATTTACATTCAAGTTTTAGTAGTGTTTCCGATTTTGATTTTTTTGTTTGCTAAAAAATACAAATGGAACGATTGGAAAAATAAATTAACAGGAAAGATTTAAATGATGAACACAAATTATATTCATAACAATTTCCGTTTGAATGGAGAATTTTATGATGAAAAACAATTAATTGAACTTGCAAATCAGTATCAAAATTCAGACGAAACTTACAAACAAGATTTTGGAAATTTGATTATGCAATGGTTTGATACGAATGATTTTATTACATTAACAACCTCGGGAACAACCGGAACTCCCAAGCAAATCGAATTAAAAAAGCAAGCAGTTATCAATTCTGCAAAAGCTACCGGAATCCATTTTAATTTACAACCAACCAATTCGGCGTTACTTTGTTTACCAACAAAATACATTGCAGGGAAATTAATGTTTGTTCGCTCTTTGATTTTGGGATTACATTTAGATTTGGTAAATCCAAGCTCAAATCCATTAAGTGAAATTATTAAAACTTACGATTTTGTTGCGATGGTGCCTTTGCAAGTAATTAATAGTGTTGATAAACTTCATCTGATAAAAAAATTAATTGTAGGTGGTGCAAAACTAGATTTAAAAGTTAAAGAATTGATTTTAGATTCGACTTCTGAAGTTTACGAAACTTACGGTATGACCGAAACCATTACGCATATCGCAGCTAAGAAAATTTCAGAAGAATTTTTTACCCCACTTCCGCATGCTCAAATTTCGGTTGATGCTCGTGGTTGTTTAGTTATCGATGCACCTAGCGTAAATCCAGATAAACTAGTTACTAATGATTTGGTTGAATTTAAAACTCCAAATCAATTCAAATGGTTGGGGCGCGTCGATAATGTGATTAATTCGGGTGGTGTCAAGCTTTTTCCTGAACAAATTGAAGAAAAATTGGCACCTTTTATTTCGTATCGATTTTTTGTAATCGGTAAAGAAGATATTGTTTTAGGAAATAAATTGGTTTTGGTGATTGAAAGCGAGCCTTATCTAATAGAACCTCAAATGTTTGATGTTTTATTGCCGTTTGAAAAGCCTAAAGAAATTCAATTTGTAACGAATTTCAAAGAAACCGCAACAGGTAAAATTTTAAGAAAAGATAATTTAAGATAAAAGCTTAATGCTAAATTTATTTCAATTCATTAATTTTTTTTCTATTTTAAAATAAAAACACTAGAAAATAAATATTTTTTTATAAATTTTATAATTATTTCAGCTTGACTAATTAACTTATTATTTTTAAAGTATAAATTTAGTTCCAAGATATCAAATATTAATTTCTACAATTTAAGATAAAAAACAAGCAGTTTTTTTGTAAATCTAATTGGTTTTTAAGAAATTTTAATGACAATTTGGATCTTATCAAATTTTAAATCTAAACTTAATGCTGTTGTTTAAATTATTGAAATAATAACTATGAATATTATCGAATTTATTTTGGCTCCAGAATTATTATTAAAGGAAAAATTTAATATCATTTTTATTCACTTTGTTTTTTTTCTTTAATGAATTTTTTATCAAAAAAACTAAAAGTAAATGAATTAATTAAAAAATCATCCATTTAAATAAATACTTCGTTTTATTGATTATCAATCTCACTCATTATTTTTTTTAATGCTACATGCTCGTCTTCAGGTAAATAAGGAATTAAATCGGTAAAATGTTTTTTAAATTCTTTTTTAGAACACAATTTAATAATAGCTTCACGTCCAAATTTTCTGAATTGTGGTTTATGGCTAACTAATGCATTTACTAAATGTGGTAATGTGTTGCTATCGTATTGATTCAAAAACCACATTGCAGAAATAGCATTCATTCGAACATTGCTGTTGTATTTTGAATATGCATAACCTTCCAATTCTTTATACCAATTTGGCTTTTTATCTAAATTATAATTATCAGTTGCTAATGCCAACATCAACCAAGTAATTCGTAAATTTTTATCGTTGAAACCTTCCCAATTTTTAGATTTATCTAAAACCTTATGTTTCAAATCTGGACGTTGATACCAAATGTTTTTTAAAGCGATTTCTTGAGTTATGTAAGATTCGTCATCTAGAAATGTTTCATAAGTTTCAACATATTCATTCGGAATTTCTTTCAAAATTTGAACCATTGCTTGACGTACTTTTAGATTATCTGATTGCGCTACATAATCATAAAATTCTTTTGCTTCTGGATATGAAACATTATGTATTTGATATATAACTTCTTGTTTTACTTTGTCATAAGGACTATTAACTAAAGTATTAATTAAGTACTCTTTTTTTGATTCAAATGGTAAAGCTTGTTTGTCAATCAATTCTAAATACTGATGAATCATTGGATTATTCTTCAATAAAAAAACGGCTTGTTTAATATCGAATTTACTGTTATTCAACCAATCTTTTTTGAATTTAGCTGAATCAAAACTACAAACATTTTCAACTTCTTTTAAAAAATCATCAGTCGATACATTCTGAAAAGCATATTTTGTAAGATAGTTTTTTACAGCTGTTTGAAAATTAGCATCACCAATTTGATTTCTTAATGCAAATAACGCCCAAGCTCCTTTTTCATAATAAGTCAATGAAGTTGAACCTTCACTTAAGATGGTTGTATTGGTTTGATTTTGACTTTCTTTCTGAATTTTTTCGGCCATTTCGTAAAGCTCCCAATAAAAATAATCATCACCATAAATTTCGCGTTCAGCCAAAAGTGCATAAAATGTTGCAAATCCTTCTTGTAACCAATGGTCTTTACCCGATTTTGCAGTAATTAAATCGCCAAACCATTGATGTGCCAATTCATGCGCATTTACATTAACGTAATTTCTATCGAATGCTCCAATATTATCAACTACAAAATCTTGATTAAAAATGGTGGATGTTGTATTTTCCATTCCTGAATATAAAAAATCTTCAACCGGAACATTTCTATAAATCTTCCAAGGATAATTATAACCAATTTCTTTTTCAAAGAAATCAAACATTTGTTTGGTATGTTGATATGTACTTTCGTATTTTGTTTTATCCGAAGGTTTTAGGTAAGATTCAATCGGAATCCCAGAAGTACTTTTTTGCGTAGAAACATCATACTTACCAACTGCAAACATTAACAAATAAGAACTCATCGGTTGTTCCATCTGATAATTCCAAGTAACATTATTTCCGTTCGTTTTTTTATTTGCTAAAACTCCGTTTGAAACAACTTGGTAATTTTTATCAAACGAAATTGACATATTAAAAATAACCTTTTCATTGTAATCATCAAAACTTGGCAACCAATGTGAAGTGTATTTTCCTTGTCCTTGTGTCCAAATTTGCAAATCATTTCCAGTTCCAACAAAATAAACGGTCTGTTTTGGAATTGTATTGTACTTTATAGCTAAATTATTACTTCCGATTTTATAACCTGCATACAATTTAATTTGCTTGTTATCATATTTAAAACCAGCTGATTTACCGTCAATCAAAACCGATTGAATTTGCATATTTTTGGCGTCAATTCTAATGGTATCAATTTCAGATTTCAAATCAAATGTATAAGAAACATTTCCTAAAATTTTTCGTTGCGAAATATCAAAATCAATAGTTGCATTGGCTTTAATAAAATCGACTTGATTTTGAGCAATTGTTATTTGAGATAATAAGATAAATACAGGAAGTAATATTTTTTTCATAGATGCATTAAAGTAAGTCATAAAAATAGTAAAACTTTTATAATCTGATTATTTATTTGCGTCAAATTACAAGCTTCACTTAAAAAAACGTAATTTTGCAACAAATAACAATTTATGCAGTTTACAGATTTTAAATTAAACAATAATGTTTTAGAAGCGATTAAAGATGTTGGTTATGAGTCACCTACTCCAATTCAACAAAAAGCTATTCCTTTAATTTTAGAAGGAAAAGATTTAGTTGGATGTGCACAAACAGGAACAGGAAAAACAGCTGCATTTGCCATCCCAATCATAAACGATATTCATAAAATTGTTGGTTCTGCTAAAAAAAGAAAGTTAATTCGGACGGTTGTCTTGACTCCTACTCGCGAATTAGCCATTCAAATAGAAGAAAATTTTGTTAAATATTCTCAATTTACAAATATCAAAACTTTGGTACTTTATGGAGGTGTAAATCAAGTTCCTCAAGTTGATGCGTTAAAAAGCGGAATTGATGTTTTGGTAACCACACCAGGACGTTTTTTAGATTTATACAAACAACAACATATTAATGTAGACCACGTACATCAATTGGTTATCGATGAAGCTGATTTGATGTTAGATATGGGTTTTATTGCCGATGTTCGTAAAGTAATTAAATTGACTCCAGATAATCGTCAAACGCTTTTATTTTCTGCAACCATGCCAATGGCTGTTCGTGAATTAGCGGATGATTTTATGACAAATGCTGCATTTGTTTCGGTTGACCCGATTTCGAGTGCTTCGATTCAAGTGAAACAGCGCATCTATTTTGTCGAAAAAGAAGATAAAAAGAAACTATTATTCCATATCATTTCTGAACAAAATTTAAAAAATGTTTTAATTTTTGCAAGAACCAAACACGGTGTTGATTCCATTGTTGAATATCTTCAGAAAAACAATTTAAATGCTGACGGAATTCATGGAGATAAATCACAAAATAAACGCGAAGAAATTTTAAAGAATTTTAAAGATAAGCAATTAGATATTTTAGTTGCAACTGATGTCGCTTCGCGCGGAATCGATATTGATGCGCTTAATTACGTTATCAATTTTGATTTGCCAAATGTTCCAGAAACTTACGTTCACCGAATTGGTAGAACCGGTCGTGCTGGAATGGAAGGAACTTCGATTGCTTTTTGCGGTAAAGACGAAAAGGTTTATTGGGAGGCAATTAAAAAATTAACTCGAATTGTTGCTAAAGAAGTTTTAGACCATCCGTTTCCATGGAAAGAAAAAAATCCAAATGCCAAACCTGATTTCCGAAATAAAAAGAAAACAAATCCTAAAAACGGAAATTCAACATCAAAAAATAATTCGAATTCTAGAAAATCTGATAGTTCAAAAAAGAATAAAAAAAGATGGTATTAAGAATCCTACATTAAGGATTCTTTTTATTTTTTAGGAATTTAAAATCATATAAAAAATATTTTATTAAATAATTTTATAATCTATATTAAAAATATTTTCTTCATATTTGTGATAGAGAAAAAAGAACATGATAAAAGTTGAGCGTTTATTCGATGTCGCTTACTATGCGCACGAAAAATATAATTTACCTGTACAATTTGCTACAAAAAGTAATGGTAATTGGAAAAAAACTTCGAGTAAAGAATATTTAGAAAAGGTTAATGCAATTTCAAAAGCATTAATTCATATTGGTGTACAACCTAATGATAAAATTGCTGTAATCACAACTGCGAACAGAACTGAATGGAATATTTTGGATATTGCTATTTTACAAGTTGGAGCACAAAATGTACCGATTTACCCAACGGTTTCTGTTGAAGAGTTTGATTATATTTTCAACCATTCAGAAGCAAACTTATGTTTTGTATCTGATGAAATTTTATATAATAAGATTAAAGCTATTGAAGATAAACTTCCTTTAGTTAAAGATTTATATTCATTTGATAAAATAAATGGATGTAAAAATATCAATGATTTAATTGCTTTAGGAAATACTTTAAATAATGAATCAGAAGTTGAAGTTCGAAAAAGCAATATTAAAACAGATGATTTAGCAACTATTATTTATACTTCTGGAACTACTGGCAAACCAAAAGGAGTTATGTTATCTCACAAAAACATAATTTCAAATTTTATGGGATGTCAAAATCGCGTACCATTTGTTTATGGAAGTGATAGAGCATTAAGTTTTTTACCTTGTTGCCATGTTTATGAACGTATGCTTTTGTATTTGTATCAATATGGTGGTTTAGAAATCTATTTTGCAGAATCAATCGATAGAATTGGAGAAAATATAGTTGAAGTTAAACCTCACGTTATGTGCGTTGTTCCTCGTTTACTAGAAAAAGTTTATGATAGAATCATTGAAAAAGGAGCTGCATTATCTGGTATTAAAAGAAAACTATTTTTCTGGTCTGTTGAACTAGCAGAAGAGTTTCAGCCCTACGGACAAAACGGAGCTTGGTATAACTTTAAATTAAGTATTGCTCGTAAATTAGTATTATCTAAATGGAAACAAGCTTTAGGCGGAAATTTAAACACGGTTGTTTGTGGAAGTGCGGCCCTTCAGCAACGTTTAGGTAGAGCTTTCACTGCTGCCGAAATGGTTTGCATGGAAGGTTATGGTTTAACCGAAACTTCTCCGGTAATTGCAGTAAATGATTTACGAAATAGAAATTTAAAATATGGTACTGTCGGCAAACCATTAGATGGTTTTGAAGTTAAGATTGCTGAAGATGGAGAAATAGTAACCAAAAGTGATTCGGTGATGTTAGGATATTATAAAGATCCTGAAAAAACTGCCGAAGTTATCAAAAATGGATATTTCCATACCGAAGATATTGGAGAAATTGATACAGATGGATTCTTGAAAATTACCGACCGTAAAAAAGAAATGTTCAAAACTTCTGGAGGAAAATACATCGCTCCTCAAGCTTTAGAAAATGCGATGAAAGCTTCTCGTTTTATCGAACAAATTATGGTTGTTGGTGATGGTGAAAAAATGCCTGGAGCTTTAATTCAACCCGATTTTAATTTTGTTCGCGAATGGGCAAAACGCAAAAACTTAAATGTAGGAACATCAAATACAGAACTTATTGCAAATGAGCAAGTAATTAATAGAATTCAAAAAGTAATTAACGATATAAACAAAAGTTTTGGTAATTGGGAACAAATAAAAGTTTTTCAATTAACACCTGATGTTTGGAGTATCGAAGCAGGTCACCTTACGCCTACTTTAAAATTTAAACGCAGACATATAAAAGAAAAATATATAAACGAGTACAATAAAATGTACCAACATTAAAAATTAAAATCCCATCGGTTGTTATTCCTTTGGGATTTTTTTATTAAAAAATTTATATAAAATATCAATGAAATCAGGGATATTTTATTTGGTAAAAATTCCATATTTTTAAATAATTATTATTTTTTTAGATACGATTTTAGAAAATTTTTCTAAATATATTCCATATACTAATATTTAAATCAACTGACAAAACATAAAGTCATGCTACAAGGAATATTTTCATTATTTAATTCAAAAGCAGATAAAAAAATTAAAATATCTACATTTTTAATTGATGATTTTAATGAAATAGATACAGTTATAGAAAATAATAGCATTTTTTATAAAAATGAATCAAAACATTTTTACATAACTATTCTTAATCTAAATGATGAGAAAATCGAATATCGATTAAATGGATTAATTCGATCTGACAAAATGTTTCAAAAGACGATAAAGAAAATTAAAAATAAACAAGAAATCAGTAACGGAATTTTTTATATAAAACACTTTGTAGAAATTAAACCGATTAGTAGAAAAAAATTTGATCAAATTTGTAATTATACTTATTCAAAAGAAGAAACAATAAAACTACCCAAGAATATTAAATCTATTAAAATTGAACTTTACGAAGAAATTATTGAAAAGAAAAAAAATCGTATTTTTAATTTAATAGCTGAAAAATACATTTTATTATAAACTGTAATTGAGAATTTGAATTCCTAAATTCTTTATTAAACTTCTATAAATGAAAAAGATGACTTACTTCTTGCCTATTTTATTTTTAATTTTTAACTGTCAAACTAAAATTGAAAATGTAAAAAATGATGTTGAAATTAGTACTCAAGATTCATTAGTTTATAACGATTCAATTAAAACGGCACATATTTTAGTTGCTCTTTGTGATAATAAATATCAAGGAATTGTCCCTGTACCTGCCAAAATTGGGAATGGTCAAGATCCGAATAATAATTTATATTGGGGAGCAGGTTATGGAGTTCGAACTTATTTTAAAAAGAGTAAAGATTGGGAATTACTGAAACAAACTAAAATAGATGAAACCATTCTTGAACGCTTGGTTTTTAAGCATAAAACTCAAAACTTTTATTTAATTGCGGATGCTTATGATGGCAAAGAAATTGAACAAACTACGATTGATTTTTTAAAAAGTAGTTCAGGACAGTTCAAAGATACCATTCATATCAATGATGAAGTTATTGGAATTAATGGCAATGCAAATTTAATTACATATATTGGACATGATGGTTTAATGGATTTTCAATTAAAAAATGAATTTATAAATTTAGACAAAAAACAACGTGATGTGATTATTTTAGCTTGTTATAGCAAGCGGTTTTTTGGTCCTTTGATGCAAGATAATAATGTAAATCCGATAGTTTGGACAAGTCATTTAATGGCACCTGAAGCTTACATTATTCA comes from Flavobacterium sp. I3-2 and encodes:
- the arsC gene encoding arsenate reductase (glutaredoxin) (This arsenate reductase requires both glutathione and glutaredoxin to convert arsenate to arsenite, after which the efflux transporter formed by ArsA and ArsB can extrude the arsenite from the cell, providing resistance.), which produces MITIYHNPRCSKSREGLCFLEEQKIPHSVVKYLDEGLSIDELNRIIKILNISPIELVRTKEAIWKENYKDKTLTDDEIIKILSENPKLIERPIVINENHGVIARPFSRINEII
- a CDS encoding CPBP family intramembrane glutamic endopeptidase encodes the protein MYIEQLKNKKESLIKYLPFPLVFFLFMGLNYVATLASDASTNDLIEATIKVFGKNLTFAFMIVPLSFLCVILLLWVKFFHKQTITSLTTARPKIDIRRIFFSFFLWAAILVSVILIQYFISPDDFLINFKLGPFLVLLVLAIVLIPLQTSFEEYLFRGYLMQGLGLLTKNKWFPLLFTSISFGLLHIANPEVGAYGMQMMVFYIGTGLFLGIITLMDNGLELALGFHAANNLVGALLVTSKNSALQTNAIFEQNVESMSFTEIYIQVLVVFPILIFLFAKKYKWNDWKNKLTGKI
- a CDS encoding AMP-binding protein; its protein translation is MNTNYIHNNFRLNGEFYDEKQLIELANQYQNSDETYKQDFGNLIMQWFDTNDFITLTTSGTTGTPKQIELKKQAVINSAKATGIHFNLQPTNSALLCLPTKYIAGKLMFVRSLILGLHLDLVNPSSNPLSEIIKTYDFVAMVPLQVINSVDKLHLIKKLIVGGAKLDLKVKELILDSTSEVYETYGMTETITHIAAKKISEEFFTPLPHAQISVDARGCLVIDAPSVNPDKLVTNDLVEFKTPNQFKWLGRVDNVINSGGVKLFPEQIEEKLAPFISYRFFVIGKEDIVLGNKLVLVIESEPYLIEPQMFDVLLPFEKPKEIQFVTNFKETATGKILRKDNLR
- a CDS encoding M1 family metallopeptidase, translating into MKKILLPVFILLSQITIAQNQVDFIKANATIDFDISQRKILGNVSYTFDLKSEIDTIRIDAKNMQIQSVLIDGKSAGFKYDNKQIKLYAGYKIGSNNLAIKYNTIPKQTVYFVGTGNDLQIWTQGQGKYTSHWLPSFDDYNEKVIFNMSISFDKNYQVVSNGVLANKKTNGNNVTWNYQMEQPMSSYLLMFAVGKYDVSTQKSTSGIPIESYLKPSDKTKYESTYQHTKQMFDFFEKEIGYNYPWKIYRNVPVEDFLYSGMENTTSTIFNQDFVVDNIGAFDRNYVNVNAHELAHQWFGDLITAKSGKDHWLQEGFATFYALLAEREIYGDDYFYWELYEMAEKIQKESQNQTNTTILSEGSTSLTYYEKGAWALFALRNQIGDANFQTAVKNYLTKYAFQNVSTDDFLKEVENVCSFDSAKFKKDWLNNSKFDIKQAVFLLKNNPMIHQYLELIDKQALPFESKKEYLINTLVNSPYDKVKQEVIYQIHNVSYPEAKEFYDYVAQSDNLKVRQAMVQILKEIPNEYVETYETFLDDESYITQEIALKNIWYQRPDLKHKVLDKSKNWEGFNDKNLRITWLMLALATDNYNLDKKPNWYKELEGYAYSKYNSNVRMNAISAMWFLNQYDSNTLPHLVNALVSHKPQFRKFGREAIIKLCSKKEFKKHFTDLIPYLPEDEHVALKKIMSEIDNQ
- a CDS encoding DEAD/DEAH box helicase, whose translation is MQFTDFKLNNNVLEAIKDVGYESPTPIQQKAIPLILEGKDLVGCAQTGTGKTAAFAIPIINDIHKIVGSAKKRKLIRTVVLTPTRELAIQIEENFVKYSQFTNIKTLVLYGGVNQVPQVDALKSGIDVLVTTPGRFLDLYKQQHINVDHVHQLVIDEADLMLDMGFIADVRKVIKLTPDNRQTLLFSATMPMAVRELADDFMTNAAFVSVDPISSASIQVKQRIYFVEKEDKKKLLFHIISEQNLKNVLIFARTKHGVDSIVEYLQKNNLNADGIHGDKSQNKREEILKNFKDKQLDILVATDVASRGIDIDALNYVINFDLPNVPETYVHRIGRTGRAGMEGTSIAFCGKDEKVYWEAIKKLTRIVAKEVLDHPFPWKEKNPNAKPDFRNKKKTNPKNGNSTSKNNSNSRKSDSSKKNKKRWY
- a CDS encoding AMP-dependent synthetase/ligase; the encoded protein is MIKVERLFDVAYYAHEKYNLPVQFATKSNGNWKKTSSKEYLEKVNAISKALIHIGVQPNDKIAVITTANRTEWNILDIAILQVGAQNVPIYPTVSVEEFDYIFNHSEANLCFVSDEILYNKIKAIEDKLPLVKDLYSFDKINGCKNINDLIALGNTLNNESEVEVRKSNIKTDDLATIIYTSGTTGKPKGVMLSHKNIISNFMGCQNRVPFVYGSDRALSFLPCCHVYERMLLYLYQYGGLEIYFAESIDRIGENIVEVKPHVMCVVPRLLEKVYDRIIEKGAALSGIKRKLFFWSVELAEEFQPYGQNGAWYNFKLSIARKLVLSKWKQALGGNLNTVVCGSAALQQRLGRAFTAAEMVCMEGYGLTETSPVIAVNDLRNRNLKYGTVGKPLDGFEVKIAEDGEIVTKSDSVMLGYYKDPEKTAEVIKNGYFHTEDIGEIDTDGFLKITDRKKEMFKTSGGKYIAPQALENAMKASRFIEQIMVVGDGEKMPGALIQPDFNFVREWAKRKNLNVGTSNTELIANEQVINRIQKVINDINKSFGNWEQIKVFQLTPDVWSIEAGHLTPTLKFKRRHIKEKYINEYNKMYQH